A stretch of Halocalculus aciditolerans DNA encodes these proteins:
- a CDS encoding thiolase family protein, which yields MGSDTTPVVVRAVRTPQGKGGGVFADTRSEDLSVPLINHVLDETGLGSEDVDDLMWGCAQQRGEQDNNLARIIALLSDLGESVPATTINRWCASSMQAVISASDAIHAGQRDVIVAGGVENMSRVPMEGGYESVHPGLSDLYNVPELSMGMTAEKVAEEYDVSREEMDRYAVRSHERAAEATDSGRFDDEILPIETDDGVVEEDEGIRRSTDFETLQSLPPAFKSDGDVTAGNSSQISDGASCLLITSEAFADENDLEKLAYIGDNNVAGVDPTVMGIGPVPATKGLLERTGEDIEEFDLVELNEAFASQTLYAQRELGIPDDQYNVNGGAISIGHPLGASGARLPVTLIHEMQKRDVDKGLATLCVGFGQGAAITFENA from the coding sequence ATGGGTAGCGACACCACGCCCGTCGTCGTCCGAGCCGTTCGAACACCGCAAGGCAAGGGCGGCGGCGTCTTCGCCGACACGCGCTCCGAAGACCTCTCCGTCCCCCTCATCAACCACGTCCTCGACGAGACCGGTCTCGGGAGCGAGGACGTCGACGACCTGATGTGGGGCTGCGCGCAGCAGCGCGGCGAGCAGGACAACAACCTGGCGCGCATCATCGCGCTCCTCTCCGACCTCGGCGAGAGCGTCCCCGCGACCACCATCAACCGGTGGTGTGCGTCCTCGATGCAGGCCGTGATTTCGGCGAGCGACGCCATCCACGCCGGCCAGCGCGACGTCATCGTCGCCGGCGGCGTCGAGAACATGTCCCGGGTACCGATGGAGGGCGGCTACGAGTCCGTCCACCCGGGGCTCTCGGACCTCTACAACGTCCCCGAACTCTCCATGGGGATGACCGCTGAGAAGGTCGCCGAGGAGTACGACGTCAGTCGAGAGGAGATGGACCGCTACGCCGTGCGGAGCCACGAACGCGCCGCCGAAGCCACGGACTCCGGGCGCTTCGACGACGAAATCCTCCCCATCGAAACAGACGACGGGGTCGTCGAGGAAGACGAGGGCATCCGCCGGAGCACGGACTTCGAGACGCTCCAGAGCCTCCCGCCGGCGTTCAAGAGCGACGGCGACGTGACGGCCGGGAACTCCAGTCAGATCTCGGACGGCGCGTCCTGCCTCCTCATCACGAGCGAGGCGTTCGCCGACGAGAACGACCTAGAGAAGCTCGCATACATCGGCGACAACAACGTCGCGGGCGTCGACCCGACCGTCATGGGTATCGGCCCGGTCCCCGCGACGAAAGGCCTCCTCGAACGCACGGGCGAAGACATCGAGGAGTTCGACCTCGTCGAGCTGAACGAGGCGTTCGCCTCCCAGACGCTCTACGCGCAGCGCGAACTCGGCATTCCGGACGACCAGTACAACGTCAACGGCGGCGCAATCTCCATCGGCCACCCGCTCGGCGCGTCCGGCGCGCGCCTCCCCGTCACGCTCATCCACGAGATGCAGAAGCGCGACGTCGACAAGGGCCTCGCGACACTCTGCGTCGGCTTCGGGCAGGGCGCGGCCATCACGTTCGAGAACGCGTAG
- a CDS encoding flippase activity-associated protein Agl23, with product MDSRRLRRPLPVLLAVAALGLAARLFRLGDRVAHQDEGRVGDWILHYMQTGEWQYNAIIHGPFLPHVNGVVFSHLGPSDVTARLVVAVVGALLPLVALLFRDRLREREVLFTGVFLAINPVFVYYSRFMRNDLLLAAFALAAVGFGLRAVDRDVRYVYPAAAALALAFTTKENALLYPVAWLGALALCVDWRLFRSAVRSEDPLAELRDLAVGTVRPLAAVLHHLVAAFALFAVIFVAFYAPKPDLYVALGDPGQLPGVLSAATVGVWHEFQTWTSSGMHQHSFVAYLGRLGNILVGGAFTLTVLAVLGTLHERYRGDGRDVVAFTAAWGFASVFGYVAITDLMAGWTALHILVALAVPAGVGAARLLDWHDAARDADESVLAAAAIALLVGGLALSGGLAAETSYVTEQSPDNPLVQYAQPSGEMKPVLHDVETISERTDGVDVTFYGGEFYAPNDTKRAYGPDSPGWFARLPLPWYFDSYGANVSSTTTTSDLEDAPPVVITLAQNEEKVGDALPGYWHATYQGYLWDRPLVFYVDYSRYPDLEPPATDS from the coding sequence ATGGACTCGCGTCGGCTCCGCCGCCCGCTCCCCGTCCTCCTCGCCGTCGCCGCCCTCGGCCTCGCCGCCCGCCTCTTCCGCCTCGGCGACCGCGTCGCCCACCAGGACGAGGGCCGCGTCGGCGACTGGATCCTCCACTACATGCAGACGGGCGAGTGGCAGTACAACGCCATCATCCACGGTCCCTTCCTCCCCCACGTGAACGGCGTCGTCTTCTCCCACCTCGGCCCGAGCGACGTCACCGCGCGCCTCGTCGTCGCCGTCGTCGGCGCGCTCCTCCCGCTCGTCGCCCTCCTCTTCCGCGACCGCCTCCGGGAGCGCGAAGTGCTGTTCACCGGCGTCTTCCTCGCCATCAACCCCGTCTTCGTCTACTACTCGCGGTTCATGCGGAACGACCTCCTCCTCGCCGCGTTCGCGCTCGCCGCCGTCGGGTTCGGCCTGCGAGCCGTCGACCGCGACGTCCGCTACGTCTACCCCGCGGCCGCCGCGCTCGCGCTCGCCTTCACGACGAAGGAGAACGCCCTCCTCTATCCCGTCGCGTGGCTCGGCGCGCTCGCGCTCTGCGTCGACTGGCGGCTCTTCCGGAGCGCCGTCAGGAGCGAGGACCCGCTCGCCGAACTCCGCGACCTCGCCGTCGGGACCGTGCGCCCGCTCGCCGCCGTCCTCCACCATCTCGTCGCCGCGTTCGCCCTCTTCGCCGTCATCTTCGTCGCGTTCTACGCCCCGAAACCCGACCTCTACGTCGCGCTCGGCGACCCCGGCCAACTCCCCGGCGTGCTCTCCGCCGCCACCGTCGGCGTCTGGCACGAGTTCCAGACGTGGACGAGCTCGGGGATGCACCAACACAGCTTCGTCGCCTACCTCGGACGACTCGGGAACATCCTCGTCGGCGGCGCGTTCACGCTCACCGTGCTCGCCGTCCTCGGCACGCTCCACGAGCGCTACCGCGGCGACGGCCGGGACGTCGTCGCCTTCACCGCCGCCTGGGGCTTCGCCTCCGTCTTCGGCTACGTCGCCATCACCGACCTGATGGCGGGGTGGACGGCGCTCCACATTCTCGTCGCGCTCGCCGTCCCCGCCGGTGTCGGCGCGGCCCGCCTCCTCGACTGGCACGACGCCGCGCGCGACGCCGACGAATCCGTTCTCGCCGCCGCCGCCATCGCGCTCCTCGTCGGCGGCCTCGCGCTCTCCGGCGGCCTCGCCGCCGAAACCTCCTACGTCACCGAGCAGAGCCCGGACAACCCCCTCGTCCAGTACGCCCAGCCCTCCGGAGAGATGAAACCCGTCCTCCACGACGTCGAGACCATCAGCGAGCGCACCGACGGCGTGGACGTCACGTTCTACGGCGGCGAGTTCTACGCGCCGAACGACACGAAGCGGGCGTACGGCCCCGACTCACCCGGCTGGTTCGCGCGGCTCCCGCTCCCCTGGTACTTCGACAGCTACGGCGCGAACGTCTCCAGCACCACGACGACGAGCGACCTCGAAGACGCGCCGCCCGTCGTCATCACGCTCGCACAGAACGAGGAGAAAGTCGGCGACGCCCTCCCCGGCTACTGGCACGCGACCTACCAGGGCTACCTCTGGGACCGCCCGCTCGTCTTCTACGTCGACTACTCGCGGTACCCCGACCTCGAACCGCCCGCGACGGATTCATAG
- a CDS encoding ATP-binding protein codes for MSDRALDVVEFLLTARIYERDTDLDENDLPPMTRGALWDDDGVPRPTTPSEDNARAATGVSDPWDAVKSLMFTDRDSFSGRLKLIDDDMALDWFEDHVDEGRVFDNPALASVVDGVDYEAARQANRPVQADPQWIDSLLEEYFDEEDEEMLDLVEVQAPAELQITLDDLVLTEEQEAEVGKVGKAIEHRDYLAKVGLHEIGKLLFVGPPGTGKTSTARGLAHQLDLPFVEVKLSMITSQYLGETAKNVDKVFEVARRLSPCILFIDEFDFVAKTRTSDEHAAIKRAVNTLLKSIDEISLVRDDVLLIGATNHPDELDAAVWRRFDEILAFPEPDRGMRADILRLVTHDMDIEDFDPEAVAAETTGLTGSDLRLVLREAVLDALLEDRTTLTQADLMNAVQSFDDRDHLRNLDTLEDALQADDTDSDGDHDHDHSHNH; via the coding sequence ATGAGCGATAGGGCCCTCGACGTCGTGGAGTTCCTGCTGACGGCGCGTATCTACGAGCGGGACACCGACCTCGACGAGAACGACCTCCCCCCGATGACGCGGGGTGCGCTCTGGGACGACGACGGCGTGCCGCGACCGACGACGCCGAGCGAGGACAACGCTCGCGCGGCGACCGGCGTGAGCGACCCCTGGGACGCCGTGAAGAGCCTGATGTTCACCGACCGGGACTCCTTCTCCGGGCGGCTGAAACTCATCGACGACGACATGGCGCTCGACTGGTTCGAGGACCACGTCGACGAGGGCCGGGTGTTCGACAACCCGGCGCTCGCGTCCGTCGTCGACGGCGTCGACTACGAGGCGGCGCGGCAGGCGAACCGACCCGTCCAGGCGGACCCGCAGTGGATAGACAGCCTCCTCGAGGAGTACTTCGACGAGGAGGACGAGGAGATGCTGGACCTCGTCGAGGTCCAAGCGCCCGCGGAACTCCAGATCACCCTCGACGACCTCGTGCTCACGGAGGAGCAGGAAGCCGAAGTCGGCAAGGTCGGGAAGGCCATCGAGCACCGCGACTACCTCGCGAAAGTCGGGCTGCACGAGATCGGGAAGCTCCTGTTCGTCGGGCCGCCCGGCACGGGGAAGACGAGCACGGCGCGCGGGCTCGCCCACCAGCTCGACCTCCCGTTCGTCGAGGTGAAACTCTCGATGATCACGAGCCAGTACCTCGGGGAGACGGCGAAAAACGTCGATAAGGTCTTCGAGGTGGCGCGGCGGCTCTCGCCGTGCATCCTCTTCATCGACGAGTTCGACTTCGTGGCGAAGACCCGGACGTCGGACGAGCACGCGGCCATCAAGCGCGCGGTGAACACGCTCCTCAAGTCCATCGACGAGATCAGCCTCGTACGCGACGACGTGCTCCTCATCGGCGCGACGAACCACCCCGACGAGCTCGACGCCGCGGTCTGGCGGCGGTTCGACGAGATTCTCGCGTTCCCCGAACCCGACCGCGGGATGCGCGCGGACATCCTCCGCCTCGTCACGCACGACATGGACATCGAGGACTTCGACCCCGAGGCCGTCGCCGCGGAGACGACGGGGCTGACGGGGAGCGACCTCCGGCTCGTCCTCCGCGAAGCCGTCCTCGACGCCCTCCTCGAGGACCGCACGACGCTCACGCAGGCGGACCTGATGAACGCGGTCCAATCCTTCGACGACCGCGACCACCTCCGGAACCTCGACACGCTCGAAGACGCCCTGCAGGCCGACGACACCGACAGCGACGGCGACCACGACCACGACCACAGTCACAATCACTAA
- a CDS encoding MBL fold metallo-hydrolase, with protein sequence MRVTLLGTGDTTGTPTPGCDCDTCTAARERGVERTRFSVYVESESGETLLLDASPDLRHQLLREGLAPPDAAVITHIHFDHLDGLGNAYRLVDALPVFAADETDPETGESVAETVARKYDYLDALDVRPVAPGETFRVSGLDVTLVPVVHPPLACYGVVVEDPETGGKLAVTGDTNYAIPDASRDALRGADLLLADAIVPASLAPHHPLGGDHRDADGVPRTFGTKHMTREGALALADELDAANARFVHLAHYYPADEAFADPLAVDGETYDL encoded by the coding sequence ATGCGCGTCACACTCCTCGGGACGGGCGACACGACCGGGACGCCGACGCCCGGGTGTGACTGCGACACCTGTACTGCGGCGCGCGAACGCGGCGTCGAACGCACTCGCTTTTCGGTGTACGTCGAGAGCGAGAGCGGCGAGACGCTCCTCCTCGACGCGTCGCCGGACCTCCGCCACCAGCTCCTCCGCGAGGGGCTCGCGCCGCCGGACGCCGCCGTCATCACGCACATCCACTTCGACCACCTCGACGGCCTCGGGAACGCCTACCGGCTCGTCGACGCCCTCCCCGTTTTCGCGGCGGACGAGACTGACCCCGAGACGGGCGAGAGCGTCGCGGAGACGGTCGCGCGGAAGTACGACTACCTCGACGCGCTCGACGTCCGGCCCGTCGCGCCCGGCGAGACGTTCCGCGTGAGCGGCCTCGACGTCACGCTCGTCCCCGTCGTCCACCCGCCCCTCGCGTGTTACGGCGTCGTCGTCGAAGACCCCGAAACGGGCGGAAAACTCGCGGTCACGGGCGACACGAACTACGCGATTCCGGACGCCTCCCGGGACGCCCTCCGCGGCGCGGACCTCCTCCTCGCCGACGCCATCGTCCCGGCGAGCCTCGCACCCCACCACCCGCTCGGCGGCGACCACCGCGACGCCGACGGCGTGCCGCGGACGTTCGGCACGAAACACATGACGCGAGAGGGCGCGCTCGCGCTCGCCGACGAACTCGACGCCGCGAACGCGCGATTCGTCCACCTCGCCCACTACTACCCCGCCGACGAAGCGTTCGCCGACCCGCTCGCCGTCGACGGCGAGACCTACGACCTCTGA
- a CDS encoding GNAT family N-acetyltransferase has product MPGPVFLRGDDVTLRPPEREDVPFIARCMNDSRVWRPALDVNPTNEAQATEFFETVLSNESDVHVLACEGGDPLGILSLSTSQYGPDETSRARSAELAYWFAPDHHGAGYAGDAARELVRYAFEDRNLRRLEADIGAFNDASVGLVESLGFEREGVRREAMWYDGDYRDAYVYGLLRSDWR; this is encoded by the coding sequence ATGCCCGGCCCCGTCTTCCTCCGCGGCGACGACGTGACGCTCCGACCGCCCGAACGCGAGGACGTCCCGTTCATCGCGCGCTGCATGAACGATTCGCGCGTGTGGCGGCCCGCGCTCGACGTGAACCCGACGAACGAAGCGCAGGCGACGGAGTTCTTCGAGACCGTGCTCTCGAACGAGTCGGACGTGCACGTGCTCGCGTGCGAGGGCGGCGACCCCCTCGGAATCCTCTCCCTCTCGACCTCGCAGTACGGCCCGGACGAGACGTCGCGCGCTCGCTCCGCCGAACTCGCGTACTGGTTCGCGCCCGACCACCACGGCGCGGGGTACGCGGGCGACGCCGCGCGCGAACTCGTCCGGTACGCCTTCGAGGACCGGAACCTCCGCCGCCTCGAAGCCGACATCGGGGCGTTCAACGACGCCTCCGTCGGCCTCGTCGAATCGCTCGGGTTCGAACGCGAAGGCGTCCGGCGCGAAGCCATGTGGTACGACGGCGACTACCGCGACGCCTACGTCTACGGGCTCCTCCGGAGCGACTGGCGGTAG
- a CDS encoding VOC family protein gives MTLAGLHHVTLAVPDVPAAESYYASLFDLDVHFREGSRDGDFGTLPGGWDWGDAADAGVDPSLSVVGRDSLHLELTAAEEPQEPGHVRRIALDVGMAERIDIRERAADLDATVTQNAESTHVEDAYGFEWEFTEADLPLEPSVDELDVE, from the coding sequence ATGACACTCGCAGGACTCCATCACGTGACGCTCGCCGTCCCCGACGTCCCGGCGGCCGAATCGTACTACGCGTCGCTCTTCGACCTCGACGTGCACTTCCGCGAGGGGAGCCGCGACGGCGACTTCGGCACGCTCCCCGGCGGCTGGGACTGGGGCGACGCCGCGGACGCGGGCGTCGACCCGTCGTTGAGCGTCGTCGGCCGCGACTCCCTCCACCTCGAACTCACGGCCGCCGAAGAGCCACAGGAGCCGGGCCACGTCCGCCGCATCGCGCTCGACGTCGGGATGGCGGAACGCATCGACATCCGCGAGCGCGCCGCCGACCTCGACGCGACCGTCACGCAGAACGCGGAGAGCACGCACGTCGAGGACGCCTACGGCTTCGAGTGGGAGTTCACGGAAGCCGACCTCCCGCTCGAGCCGAGCGTCGACGAGCTCGACGTCGAATAA
- a CDS encoding DUF5787 family protein, with product MREFAFELRLCGWLEDREEGVVARQLGTSVEGRGNRILDVLLVRPGPEFDARTRLPPGEIPLAAIESDAGVGEWTPVTDAVPGPPERARRVAERAADVGYLELERKGGEAVVRRVARYPGEWFGDLVGVENKPDLGRPGDLAFQLRHDVALGLLDEVWLATESYVTGAHLNRIPDAVGVARVDADALAAGGEDAEEAVEVVREATPLDTAGAGVEVLDERPTETAIETVDGAAKARARRRLAERAYGKGWRTYGFPDCAEVERAASGSASALPYCAWKDRLVDAASECGPDCPGHDASETQHPDLDAERAAATPWNPTPAVRTRTQSRLDRWTE from the coding sequence GTGCGGGAGTTCGCGTTCGAACTGCGGCTCTGTGGGTGGCTCGAAGACCGCGAGGAAGGAGTCGTCGCGCGGCAGCTCGGGACCTCGGTCGAAGGACGCGGGAACCGTATTCTGGACGTGCTGCTCGTGCGTCCCGGCCCCGAGTTCGACGCGCGGACGCGGTTGCCGCCGGGAGAGATACCGCTGGCGGCGATTGAATCCGACGCCGGCGTGGGCGAGTGGACGCCGGTGACGGACGCGGTTCCGGGGCCGCCGGAGCGCGCGCGACGGGTCGCCGAGCGCGCCGCCGACGTCGGCTACCTCGAACTGGAGCGGAAGGGCGGGGAGGCCGTCGTGCGGCGGGTCGCGCGCTACCCGGGAGAGTGGTTCGGCGACCTCGTGGGCGTCGAGAACAAACCCGACCTCGGGCGGCCGGGCGACCTCGCCTTCCAGCTCCGCCACGACGTGGCGCTCGGCCTCCTCGACGAGGTCTGGCTGGCGACCGAGTCCTACGTGACGGGCGCGCACCTGAATCGCATCCCGGACGCGGTCGGCGTGGCGCGCGTCGACGCCGACGCGCTCGCGGCCGGCGGCGAAGACGCCGAGGAAGCCGTCGAGGTGGTTCGGGAGGCGACGCCGCTCGACACCGCGGGAGCGGGCGTCGAGGTTCTCGACGAGCGGCCGACGGAGACGGCCATCGAAACCGTCGACGGCGCGGCGAAGGCGCGGGCCCGAAGGCGGCTCGCGGAGCGCGCGTACGGGAAGGGGTGGCGGACGTACGGCTTCCCGGACTGCGCCGAGGTCGAGCGCGCGGCGTCGGGGTCGGCGTCGGCGCTCCCGTACTGCGCGTGGAAGGACCGACTCGTGGACGCGGCGAGCGAGTGCGGGCCGGACTGCCCGGGCCACGACGCCTCCGAAACCCAACACCCCGACCTCGACGCGGAACGCGCCGCGGCGACCCCCTGGAATCCGACGCCAGCGGTGCGGACGCGCACGCAATCGCGGCTGGACCGGTGGACGGAGTAA
- a CDS encoding NUDIX hydrolase produces MTSGVAPDAPRETQTLHLSASKLRSLREWAVEGTGVTAAARVRDAQGRLALVWNRWSDDWILPGGGVEPDETPREAARREVREETGLDATIEHPLVVLDQTYVDDDGDEWFTGEYVVYAAHASGPVGDPASLGVHDAEIRAARWFDDLPEDLHDGDLLRPYL; encoded by the coding sequence GTGACAAGTGGTGTCGCGCCCGACGCGCCGCGGGAGACGCAGACGCTCCACCTCTCCGCGTCGAAACTCCGCTCGCTCCGCGAGTGGGCGGTCGAGGGGACGGGCGTCACCGCCGCGGCGCGCGTCCGCGACGCACAGGGCCGGCTCGCGCTCGTCTGGAACCGCTGGTCGGACGACTGGATACTCCCCGGCGGCGGCGTCGAACCCGACGAGACCCCGCGGGAGGCAGCGCGCCGCGAAGTCCGCGAGGAGACCGGCCTCGACGCGACTATCGAGCACCCGCTCGTCGTCCTCGACCAGACCTACGTCGACGACGACGGCGACGAATGGTTCACCGGCGAGTACGTCGTTTATGCCGCTCACGCCAGCGGCCCCGTCGGCGACCCGGCCTCGCTCGGCGTCCACGACGCCGAAATCCGCGCCGCACGCTGGTTCGACGACCTCCCCGAAGACCTCCACGACGGCGACCTCCTCCGCCCCTACCTCTAA
- a CDS encoding translation initiation factor IF-2 subunit gamma: MAGNHRQPEVNIGLVGHVDHGKTTLVRALSGEWTDQHSEEMKRGISIRLGYADATLRKCPECEEPEAFTVEERCPEHDVETEVLRTVSFVDAPGHETLMATMLAGASLMDGAVLVIGANEPVPQPQTEEHLMALDIIGIENIVIAQNKVDLVDAEEAQRNYEEIQEFVEGTVAEDAPVVPVSAEQEINLDLVIDALQREIPTPERDPDVDPRMYVARSFDINRPGTTWEDLNGGVVGGSLVQGELSVDDDLEIRPGREVDEEGQTEWRSVETNVRSIQAGGEMVEDASPGGLLGVGTGLDPSLTKGDALAGQVAGHPDALPPVWNDFTMQVDLLERLVGAEEGEQVEDISTGEPLMLTVGTATTVGAVTSARSGECEVQLKRPVCAPEGAKIAINRRVGARWRLIGVGTLGAE, from the coding sequence ATGGCAGGAAATCATCGACAACCGGAGGTGAACATCGGGCTGGTCGGTCACGTTGACCACGGGAAGACGACGCTCGTGCGTGCGCTGTCGGGCGAGTGGACGGACCAGCACTCCGAGGAGATGAAGCGCGGCATCTCCATCCGTCTCGGGTACGCGGACGCGACGCTCCGGAAGTGCCCGGAGTGCGAGGAGCCGGAGGCGTTCACGGTCGAGGAGCGGTGTCCGGAGCACGACGTCGAGACGGAGGTGCTTCGCACGGTCTCGTTCGTGGACGCGCCGGGTCACGAGACGCTGATGGCGACGATGCTCGCCGGGGCGTCCCTGATGGACGGCGCGGTGCTCGTCATCGGGGCGAACGAGCCGGTGCCGCAGCCACAGACAGAGGAGCACCTGATGGCGCTCGACATCATCGGCATCGAGAACATCGTCATCGCGCAGAACAAGGTCGACCTCGTCGACGCCGAGGAGGCGCAGCGGAACTACGAGGAGATCCAGGAGTTCGTCGAGGGCACTGTCGCCGAGGACGCGCCGGTCGTCCCGGTGAGCGCGGAGCAGGAGATCAACCTCGACCTCGTCATCGACGCGCTGCAGCGGGAGATTCCGACGCCGGAGCGCGACCCCGACGTCGACCCGCGGATGTACGTCGCGCGCTCGTTCGACATCAACCGCCCGGGGACGACCTGGGAGGACCTCAACGGCGGCGTCGTCGGCGGGAGTCTCGTGCAGGGCGAACTCTCCGTGGACGACGACCTCGAAATCCGCCCGGGCCGCGAGGTCGACGAGGAGGGGCAGACGGAGTGGCGGTCGGTCGAGACGAACGTGCGCTCCATCCAGGCGGGCGGCGAGATGGTGGAGGACGCGAGCCCCGGCGGGCTCCTCGGCGTCGGCACGGGGCTCGACCCGTCGCTGACGAAGGGCGACGCGCTCGCCGGCCAGGTCGCCGGCCACCCGGACGCCCTCCCCCCGGTCTGGAACGACTTCACGATGCAGGTCGACCTCTTAGAGCGCCTCGTCGGCGCGGAAGAGGGCGAGCAGGTGGAGGACATCTCGACCGGCGAACCCCTCATGCTCACGGTCGGGACGGCGACGACCGTCGGCGCGGTCACGTCCGCGCGCTCCGGCGAGTGTGAAGTCCAACTGAAACGCCCGGTCTGCGCGCCCGAGGGCGCGAAGATCGCGATCAACCGCCGCGTCGGCGCGCGCTGGCGGCTCATCGGCGTCGGCACGCTCGGCGCGGAATAG
- a CDS encoding PIN domain-containing protein, which translates to MKVAMDASALMMPVEVGVRVFDELDRELPDYEPVAPAAVRRELRNLSAGAGREATAASVALDLADRCETVETEHSHGDDALVALANAGRVDAVATNDAPLRERLLDAGVEVMHLRGRSKLTRTYP; encoded by the coding sequence ATGAAGGTCGCCATGGACGCCAGCGCGCTCATGATGCCCGTCGAAGTGGGCGTCAGGGTGTTCGACGAGCTCGACCGGGAACTCCCCGACTACGAGCCCGTCGCGCCCGCCGCGGTCCGCCGGGAGCTCCGGAACCTCTCGGCGGGCGCGGGGCGGGAGGCGACGGCGGCGTCCGTGGCGCTCGACCTGGCGGATCGGTGCGAGACGGTGGAGACGGAGCATTCACACGGCGACGACGCCCTCGTCGCGCTCGCGAACGCGGGCCGCGTGGACGCCGTCGCGACGAACGACGCCCCGCTGCGCGAACGCCTGCTGGACGCGGGCGTTGAAGTAATGCATTTACGGGGCCGGAGTAAACTCACACGCACTTACCCATAA
- a CDS encoding DNA-directed RNA polymerase: MYKRARLKDTIEVPPRHLADVTPDLVKRLLQDKLEGRMDEEVGSIVTVTDVHDIGDGAVLPNRPGVYYEAEFDAVTYDPEMQEVVDGEVVEVVNFGAFVGIGPVDGLLHVSQISDEYLAFDEENQQLASRESNQILGTGDAVRTRIVTKSIDERNPRESKIGLTAKQPGLGKHGWLRAKHEEEQEAE, translated from the coding sequence ATGTACAAGCGAGCGAGGCTGAAGGACACGATCGAGGTACCCCCGCGGCATCTGGCAGACGTCACGCCGGACCTGGTGAAACGACTCCTGCAGGACAAACTGGAGGGCCGGATGGACGAGGAGGTCGGAAGCATCGTCACGGTCACGGACGTCCACGACATCGGCGACGGCGCGGTCCTCCCGAACCGACCTGGTGTGTACTACGAGGCGGAGTTCGACGCCGTCACGTACGACCCGGAGATGCAGGAGGTCGTCGACGGCGAGGTCGTCGAAGTCGTGAACTTCGGGGCGTTCGTCGGCATCGGCCCCGTCGACGGACTCCTCCACGTGAGCCAGATTTCGGACGAATACCTGGCGTTCGACGAGGAGAACCAGCAGCTGGCGTCCCGCGAGTCGAATCAGATTCTCGGCACGGGGGACGCGGTGCGGACGCGCATCGTCACGAAGAGCATCGACGAGCGCAACCCCCGGGAGTCGAAGATCGGGCTGACGGCGAAACAGCCGGGATTAGGGAAGCACGGGTGGCTGCGCGCGAAACACGAAGAAGAGCAGGAGGCTGAATAG
- the spt4 gene encoding transcription elongation factor subunit Spt4 codes for MASNRLACHDCHRIVEPDEEVCPFCGSNSLTEDWAGYVVITHPAESEIAEKMEVSEAGEYALKVR; via the coding sequence GTGGCGTCGAACCGCCTCGCCTGCCACGACTGCCACCGCATCGTCGAGCCCGACGAGGAGGTCTGCCCGTTCTGCGGGTCGAACTCGCTCACGGAGGACTGGGCGGGCTACGTCGTCATCACGCACCCCGCGGAGTCCGAAATCGCGGAGAAGATGGAGGTCTCGGAAGCGGGCGAGTACGCGCTGAAGGTCCGCTAG
- a CDS encoding GTP-dependent dephospho-CoA kinase family protein yields the protein MKPAATLPKEARASFKDPVGPVFTDATELLADAGSFTIAVGDVVTYHLTRAGAPPAVAVVDGRTEREAVDDDVLEGLPDADTDVHVASDPGTVSEELLDALVAAIDRAPTNTTLVMVDGEEDLATVPAVLAAPVDATVVYGQPGEGMVRANVTSRLKEQMRDLAAELETTDAFWAALE from the coding sequence GTGAAGCCCGCTGCGACCCTGCCGAAGGAGGCGCGCGCGTCCTTCAAAGACCCCGTCGGCCCGGTCTTCACGGACGCGACCGAACTCCTCGCGGACGCCGGTTCGTTCACTATCGCGGTCGGCGACGTCGTCACCTACCACCTCACTCGGGCGGGCGCGCCGCCCGCGGTCGCGGTCGTCGACGGCCGCACGGAGCGCGAAGCCGTCGACGACGACGTCCTCGAGGGGCTGCCGGACGCCGACACCGACGTCCACGTCGCGAGCGACCCTGGCACCGTCTCCGAGGAGCTACTGGACGCGCTCGTCGCCGCCATCGACCGCGCGCCGACGAACACGACGCTCGTGATGGTGGACGGCGAAGAAGATCTAGCGACGGTTCCCGCCGTGCTCGCCGCGCCCGTCGACGCGACGGTCGTCTACGGGCAGCCGGGCGAGGGGATGGTGCGCGCGAACGTCACCAGCCGCCTCAAAGAGCAGATGCGCGACCTCGCCGCGGAGTTAGAGACGACGGACGCGTTCTGGGCCGCGCTCGAGTAA